In the genome of Arachis hypogaea cultivar Tifrunner chromosome 9, arahy.Tifrunner.gnm2.J5K5, whole genome shotgun sequence, the window TGCATTATACTTGTTCAAACCAAACCTGAACTTTTTACCATTGGAGAGGTTGAAACTCTCCTTATTTCTCATGAAGAAACGCTTGAAAAGTTCAAACAACTTTTCATTGAATTAGCACAAGCTTAGTTAGCTCAATCAAATTTTTCCAATCCAAGATTTACTAGAAGAACCTCTGGAGGACGAAGAGGTGCTCGTGGTGAAAGATTTGCACGCGGTGGAAGAAATTCATGGCAATCAGCAAATTGTCTTTATTGCCAAGTGTATAATCGTCCATGCCATTCCACTTTACACTGCTTCTATCAATTTGATAAAGCATACAATGGATACTCTTCAAATTCAGTCAATGCTGGTTCATCTAATCCACCACCTCCTCCTTCCTCCTCCTTTCACCAGCCACAGTCTTACTTCACTTCCACCTCTTCTGTTGTTGATACTTCATGGTACCCTGACACTAGTGCAAGCCATCACCTCACACATGGTTCTACCAACCTTATATCTTCAGCTGAATATACTGAACCTGATCAACTATATATAGCAAATGGATCTGGTATCTCTATCAAACGCActggtttttcttttttacttaatcctcataataataatctttttgctcttaaaaatattttacatattcCTAAAATTGCAAAGAATCTTATCAGTGTATCAAAGTTTTGTTTAGATAACaatgttttctttgaatttcaccCTTTTCATTGTTTTGTTAAATCTCAGGTCAACAAGCAAATTCTTCTTCAAGGAATTCTTAGACATGGACTATATTCCTTTGATACTTTGTGTGTGCCAACACCATTTTATGATCATAATTCTGTTTATGCTTTTTTAGCCTCTTGTAATTTCAATCTTGCTTTGTGGCATAGAAGGCTTAGACATCTTTCTAACTCTATTGTAAAAAGTGTCCTTCAACAATATAATGTCCCTATTAATCAAAATTCAGCTACTGATTCTTTTGTTTGTGATCATTTTTGTATGACAAAAATGCATGCTCTCCCATTTTCCCTTTCTCAAACTGAATACATTTATCCTTTACAACTTGTGTTTATTGACATTTTAAGATCCTGTTCCATCAATTTCTAAGTTCGGATTTCGTTATTATGTAAGCTTTATTGATGCTTTTACAAGTTATACTTGCTTATATTTGATGCAGTCAAAGTCTTAAGTTTTTTCTATTTTCCAGCAGTATAAAGTATTGATAGAAAGCCAAACTGGCCATTCTCTCAAAGCAATTCAAACTGAATAAGATCAGAGTATTGTTCATCACCTCTCTTGTCCTTACACGCATCAACAATAAGGAGTTGTTGAATGCAAACACAGACATGTGACTGAGATGGGTTTAACTCTCTTAGCTACTGCTCGATTGCCTCTTCTCTATTGGGAAGATGCTTTTCTTATAGCTTCTTTCCTCATAAATCGGCTACCAACCAAAGTCTTAGATTCTAAATCACCATTTGAGAAGCTTTACAACCCAATTATGACATGCTCAAGGTTTTTGGTTGTGCATGCTACCCTAACACTAGACCTTTAAATCATCAAACTAGATTTTAGATCTCAACagtgcatcttccttggctatgctCCTCAATTCGAAGGCTTCAAATGTCTTACTCGTGGAGGAAATTTCTAATTGTAAGAAATGTTAtttttgatgaaaaattatttccatcttcaattttcttttcatctAATTCCCTTGCTACATCTGATATTTCTTCTTTGTCTTATACAGTTTTCTCTGTGCCTCATATACCTCTTGTTTCCAATTCTACTTTATCACCTATCACAGTTGACTCCACTTCTATTTCTAATTCTAATCTTAATACTAATACATTTGATACATATAATGTTCTTCATCCTGCTTCCACTTCTAATATCAATGAATTGAGTTCACCCTAATTACCTATTTTTAattctgttctctttacttcctcGGATCAGCATGTTCCTCCTAATTCTATACCTATATCTGGTCTTGAAATTCAGTTACCCAAAGCTCCCATTCTTACTTCTTCACCTACCCTTAAATCGTTTAATACACATAGTATGGTTATCAGATCTAAATCTGGTGTTCTTAAACCAAAAGCTTTAGCTTCTGTCTCTAACATTGATCTCACTCAATATCCTCTCAAAACTCTTTCTCAGGCTTTATCCTCTAGTTATTGGCACCAAGCCATGATTGAGGAATATGATGCTTTGATCAAGAATCATACATGGCATCTCATTGACCATCCTTCCAATTCTACTATTATTGGATGTAAATGGGTCTATACTATTAAAAGGGGTTCTGAtaatagtatcaaaaaatataaaGCACGCTTGGTTGTTAAAGGGTGGCATCAGGTTGAAGGGAttgattttaatcaaatttatagcCCTGTGATTCGTCCTTCTACAATTCGGATTGTTCTCTCCTTTGCTGTTACATATGGTTGACTACTTCACCAATTTGACTTTAACAACGCCTTCTTGAATGATGATTTAACTTAGGATATTTTCATGTTACAACCTCCTAGCTTTATATCCAGCAATCCTTCATTAATGTGCAAGCTTGATAAAGCCATTTATGGCCTcaagcaagctccaagagcttggtttgCTAAACTTAGTTTTGCTCTCTTAACTTATAGTTTTTCTAATACCAAAGCTGATACCTCCTTGTTTGTTCGACGTACTAAGAATTCTACTACTTATTTACTCGCCTATATGGACGATATTGTTATAACTGGTAACAACAAAACTAAAATTGATGCTCTAATCACTtacttgaattctaaattttcTCTTAAAGACTTAGGTGGTTTGAATTATTTTgttgtttaaaatttaatatgcTTGGCATTGGTGAACTTCACATTTCACAAGTGAAATATATTCTTGATCTGTTAAGACGTGCAAGCCTCTCTCGCTCCAAGCCTGTCTCTACTCCTATGCTCTCCTCTCTCAAGTTGATTTCTGACAGGTCTGAACCATATGAAAATCCAACTCTCTATAGGTTCCTTGTTGGAGGGTTGCAATATGCAACCTTAACTTATCCAGAAATGTCCTTCTCTGTGAATCGCGTTAGTCAGTTCATGAAAAATTCCAAGTACTATCATTGGACAGCCTTGAAAAGGATCCTCCGTTATCTTTCAGGTGCATATCATCATGGATTATGGTTTCAAAAGTCTACTGATCTTCGTGTTCTTGTCTTTGCGAATGCAGATTGGGCGAGTGACATTGAAGATCGTAGGTCCACCAGTGGATATTGCGTCTTTCTTGACTGTAATCTGGTGTTTTGGTGTAGTCGTAAGCAAACGGCAATAAGTCGTTTATCTACAAAAGCCGAATTTAAATGCCTTGCGAATGCTGAAGCCGAAATATTATGGATTCTTAAGTTGCTACAAGAACTTGGTATTTCTCAACCTATTGTATCTACTGTGTATTGTGACAGGCTCAGTGCTATGATGCTTTCTGTCAATCTAATTTTTCATAGTCATCAAAACAAGTATTTTAAGGTTGATTTACATTTTGTTCAAAATCGAGTGTCCAAAAGACAATTACATGTGATTCATATTTCAACTGATTCTCAAATTACTTATGTATTCACTAAACCACTATCCGTTGTCTCttttaagaaattcaaaaataaactcagaaaagaaaaagaaacttatgcatgatgaaaaatatttaagaaaaaaacttATGCACTAAACTTGCTTCTACTAATCCATACTATATATAGTAATAGTATATAGATTATTGTAGGAATAAGGGACATATATACATAAGGCCCTAATTTTCAGTTGATTAAATTGATGAGTTATTTGCAACATATTTACTTCAAATATTTCATCATCAAACTTTAAGTGATGAAGGTGATAAGCTTATTGTTGTTCACTTCAAATTATTTCGTTCGCTTTTTTAATAAACGAAAGTTTTGGGAGTCAATATTATACTACCAACattgcatcaaatatatatagGTTTAAACTTTTTGTTagtatctataattttattaaatttataattaaatttttatattttttaaattaaatttttatattatttttaattttataattaagtcttttttagtataaaaaatgttagaattaaCTAAATATTTCTCTACAAATAATTGAAATATCCACAACTAAAAACCTAATTagatatttgacgatatatttttttagaaaatattttattaattttaatatttttgacataaaaataatttaattacaaaattaaaaacagtttaggaattcaattgaaaaaaaatataaaaatctaattataaatttggtaaaactataaagaacaacagaataattaaaatatatatatatatatatatatatatatatatatatatatatagttttgcaTCCAATattttacacaaaaaaaaaatatttaaaattcttcattaaaaataagaacatatgaaattcaattaaaaaaatatttaaaatccaaacttaacaaaaattttaattttagtggaCTTTATATTAAATTTGTTTGTCAATTTACTGTAATAATATTAACTGAAATTAGTTGTTATAACCTATAATATTAGACGTTAAAAAAGATTGATCATGCCAAGCTAATGCAGAACTTTGAAATTTTCACTTGTCATTGGATCATTAAGCACTAACTATTTCGAGTGTGTTTAGTTTAGcattgaagaaaagaagagtgcgtttaagatttttaaatactattttttGTGTTGTTTGGTAACTCTTTTTTACTTTGACGTGATTTTTCATTTTAAACGGACACTTCATTTGAAATAAGAAGTTGTAATTTTTGCATTTATGTTTACATTTGGTTTTTCTAATTCTTATTAGtttcactaatttttttcataagaatttttagatttgttttcgacacatttcaattttttatattttgattttttatttttttattaaattttttattataattttgttataatataaattattgatcttattaaaaataacaaaagtaaataaaaactgACCATATATAACAATAGAGTCAtaagtaataaaaatttatagtctaaaataatactaaaaagaaTACTGAGAGTACTGAAAaatttatagaatatttttttgtttaacattGCAAAATGAGAAGTGCTATGGGATCAACAACTTTCGTATTTTATAACCATCAAttagtcatcaataatatttttaatggtgtgaaattacatccaatggtgagagatcattcactttttttttatggttaagtgctggatataaaacacaaaaattgctgacCCGTACACTTTCtcatgtaaaatttattattataatttatgtgcattgtttattattctaatttttataatatgtattattatttctattagaattgaaaaattaaataaaaaattaactataaataataataaaatcttaactAATGAAAAGTTGAaacccaaaataataataaaaataaaattattaaaaatatttgaaaagaatactaaaaaaattattgatttattcatatattatttttatttttaatataaagtatattttatcaatttttatatgttaattttaatttaataaataaatattaatttttattataataataaaaaattatagtatattaaaataaaatactaaaaaaatactatataaaaaatattaaaaatatattaaaaatattaaatatacttaaaaaataatattataatttaatattatatttttttaataattatgtatctaaaaataattttaactaatattatccaaataatattcattttattaaaataaattttggtaGAAAACTACAAAACATAAATCATATTAACAGAAATCCATTtttatccaaaattaattttataaaattattctcatttaaatttcaatttaataaaTACTAATACAAATACACacttattatttttctaaatctTTTGTATTAATTAGGTGAACATCAAAATCATGATCCTTATTCTAAGCATAGGTGACGTGGCAGTGATGgtattcaattaattatttagtaatcttctttttcttgctatCATTTTGAGGTACATAACAAGGCAATGAATAAAGAATCATTCTTGGTATGGGAAAAGTTGACAGCTAATTAAAGCAACATTTGGTATACATGACCTTCTGTCTCAGGGTATTTTACTTAACAAATTAGTTTGTGGTTTGCAtcatattctttctttctttcttgataGAACCATGTGCATAGTTTATATAGTTTATAAAGAATTTggggaaaaaaaacaaaacaaaacaaaagcatAACAGGTTATTTACAAAATAG includes:
- the LOC140175190 gene encoding uncharacterized mitochondrial protein AtMg00810-like produces the protein MLGIGELHISQVKYILDLLRRASLSRSKPVSTPMLSSLKLISDRSEPYENPTLYRFLVGGLQYATLTYPEMSFSVNRVSQFMKNSKYYHWTALKRILRYLSGAYHHGLWFQKSTDLRVLVFANADWASDIEDRRSTSGYCVFLDCSVL